The Molothrus aeneus isolate 106 chromosome 15, BPBGC_Maene_1.0, whole genome shotgun sequence genome includes a region encoding these proteins:
- the CDC23 gene encoding cell division cycle protein 23 homolog: MAAAAMVAAGGGDFSDLREIKKQLLSVAERSRERGLQHSGKWAAELAFALEPLPLSELPPPPVLTEEDARDLDAYTLAKSYFDLKEYDRAAYFLQGCKSQKAYFLYMYSRYLSGEKKKDDETVDSLGPLEKGQVKNEALRELRVELSKKHKAQELDGFGLYLYGVVLRKLDLVKEAIDVFVEAAHVLPLHWGAWLELCNLITDKEMLKFLSLPDTWMKEFFLAHIYTELQLIEEALQKYQSLIDAGFSKSTYIISQIAVAYHNIRDIDKALSIFNELRKQDPYRIENMDTFSNLLYVRSMKPELSYLAHNLCEIDKYRVETCCVIGNYYSLRSQHEKAALYFQRALKLNPRYLGAWTLMGHEYMEMKNTSAAIQAYRHAIEVNKRDYRAWYGLGQTYEILKMPFYCLYYYRRAHQLRPNDSRMLVALGECYEKLNQLVEAKKCYWRAYAVGDVEKMALVKLAKLHEQLNESEQAAQCYIKYIQDIYSCGEVVEHLEVSTAFRYLAQYYFKCKLWDEASACAQKCCAFNDTREEGKALLRQILQLRNQGETSSTDVAAPFFLPASLSANNTPTRRVSPLNLSSVTP, translated from the exons atggcggcggcggcaatggtggcggcgggcggcggcgacTTCTCGGATCTGCGGGAGATcaagaagcagctgctgagtgTGGCGGAGCGGAGCCGCGAGCGCGGGCTGCAGCACAGCGGGAAGTg GGCTGCTGAACTTGCATTCGCCCTGGAGCCACTGCCACTGAGCGAGCTGCCGCCTCCCCCCGTGCTCACCGAG gaggatgctCGTGATCTGGATGCCTACACGTTGGCCAAGTCTTACTTCGATCTGAAGGAATATGACAGGGCTGCCTACTTTTTACAGGGCTGCAAGAGCCAGAAAGCTTACTTCTTGTACATGTACTCCAGATACCTG tcgggggaaaagaaaaaggatgatGAGACAGTTGATAGTTTGG GACCTCTGGAAAAAGGACAGGTGAAAAATGAAGCTCTACGAGAATTGAGAGTTGAGCTCAGCAAGAAACACAAGGCACAGGAACTGGATGGATTTGGCCTTTATCT gtaTGGTGTTGTGCTGCGGAAACTGGACCTCGTGAAAGAAGCAATAGATGTGTTTGTTGAAGCTGCTCATGTTCTGCCTTTGCACTGGGGAGCTTGGCTGGAACTTTGCAACTTGATTACAGATAAAGAGATG CTGAAGTTCCTGTCCTTGCCAGATACATGGATGAAAGAGTTCTTTCTTGCACACATTTatacagagctgcagctgatagAGGAAGCTCTACAGAAGTATCAGTCTCTCATTGATGCAGGATTTTCCAAAAGCACTTATATCATCTCTCAGATTGCAGTTGCCTACCACAATATAAGAG ATATTGACAAAGCTTTATCGATCTTTAATGAGCTGAGGAAACAAGATCCTTACAGGATAGAAAACATGGACACTTTCTCCAACTTGCTCTATGTAAGG AGCATGAAGCCTGAGTTGAGCTACCTGGCTCATAATCTCTGTGAGATAGACAAGTACCGTGTTGAGACCTGCTGTGTAATTG GAAATTATTACAGCTTGcgttcccagcatgaaaaagcAGCACTCTATTTCCAGAGGGCCTTGAAACTGAATCCTCGTTATCTGGGAGCCTGGACACTTATGGGACATGAGTATATGGAGATGAAGAACACATCTGCAGCTATCCAGGCTTATAG GCATGCAATAGAGGTGAACAAAAGGGACTACAGAGCATGGTATGGCTTGGGGCAAACCTATGAAATCCTCAAAATGCCATTTTACTGTCTCTACTACTACCGACGGGCCCACCAGCTCAG ACCAAATGACTCTCGTATGCTGGTTGCTCTAGGAGAATGCTATGAGAAACTCAATCAGTTGGTGGAAGCTAAGAAG TGCTATTGGAGAGCTTATGCTGTGGGAGATGTGGAGAAAATGGCACTTGTGAAACTCGCCAA gTTGCATGAACAGCTGAATGAATCTGAACAGGCAGCTCAATGCTACATCAAATACATCCAGGATATCTATTCCTGTGGG GAGGTAGTGGAGCACCTGGAGGTCAGCACTGCATTTCGTTACCTGGCCCAGTATTACTTCAAATGTAAGCTTTGGGATGAAGCCTCAGCATGTGCTCAGAAATGCTGTGCCTTCAATGAT ActagagaagaaggaaaagcccTGCTGCGCCAGATCTTACAGCTTCGCAACCAAGGAGAAACATCATCCACAGATGTTGCTGCTCCCTTTTTCCTTCCGGCATCATTGTCAGCCAACAACACTCCCACACGTCGTGTTTCCCCTCTCAATCTGTCTTCTGTAACACCATGA